A genomic stretch from Prionailurus bengalensis isolate Pbe53 chromosome E2, Fcat_Pben_1.1_paternal_pri, whole genome shotgun sequence includes:
- the GPR4 gene encoding G-protein coupled receptor 4, translating to MGNRTWEGCHVDSRVDHLFPPSLYIFVIGVGLPTNCLALWAAYRQVRQRNELGVYLMNLSIADLLYICTLPLWVDYFLHHDNWIHGPGSCKLFGFIFYTNIYISIAFLCCISVDRYLAVAHPLRFARLRRVKTAVAVSSVVWATELGANSAPLFHDELFRDRYNHTFCFEKFPMEGWVAWMNLYRVFVGFLFPWALMLLSYRGILRAVRGSVSTERQEKAKIKRLALSLIAIVLVCFAPYHVLLLSRSAVYLGRPWDCGFEERVFSAYHSSLAFTSLNCVADPILYCLVNEGARSDVAKALHNLLRFLASDKPQEMANASLTLETPLTSKRNSMAKAVAAGWAAAPPSQADQLQLKMLPPAQ from the coding sequence ATGGGCAACCGCACGTGGGAGGGCTGCCACGTGGACTCGCGCGTGGACCACCTCTTCCCGCCGTCTCTCTACATCTTCGTCATCGGGGTGGGCCTGCCCACCAACTGCCTGGCCCTGTGGGCGGCCTACCGCCAGGTGCGGCAGCGCAACGAGCTGGGCGTGTACCTGATGAACCTGAGCATCGCCGACCTGCTGTACATCTGCACGCTGCCGCTGTGGGTCGACTACTTCCTGCACCACGACAACTGGATCCACGGCCCCGGCTCCTGCAAGCTCTTCGGGTTCATCTTCTACACCAACATCTACATCAGCATCGCCTTCCTGTGCTGCATCTCCGTGGACCGGTACCTGGCTGTGGCCCACCCGCTGCGGTTTGCCCGCCTGCGCCGCGTCAAGACGGCCGTGGCCGTGAGCTCTGTGGTCTGGGCCACGGAGCTGGGGGCCAACTCGGCACCCCTGTTCCACGACGAGCTCTTCCGTGACCGCTACAACCACACCTTCTGCTTTGAGAAGTTCCCCATGGAGGGCTGGGTGGCCTGGATGAACCTCTACCGGGTCTTTGTGGGCTTCCTCTTCCCGTGGGCGCTCATGCTGCTGTCCTACCGCGGCATCCTGCGGGCCGTGCGGGGCAGCGTGTCCACCGAGCGCCAGGAGAAGGCCAAGATCAAGCGGCTGGCCCTCAGCCTCATCGCCATCGTGCTGGTCTGCTTCGCGCCCTACCACGTGCTCCTGCTCTCACGCAGCGCCGTCTACCTGGGCCGCCCGTGGGACTGTGGCTTCGAGGAGCGCGTCTTCTCAGCGTATCACAGCTCACTGGCCTTCACCAGCCTCAACTGCGTGGCCGACCCCATCCTCTACTGCCTCGTCAACGAGGGGGCCCGCAGCGACGTGGCCAAGGCCCTGCACAATCTGCTCCGCTTCCTGGCCAGTGACAAGCCGCAGGAGATGGCCAACGCGTCGCTCACCCTGGAGACGCCGCTCACCTCCAAGAGGAACAGCATGGCCAAGGCCGTGGCAGCTGGCTGGGCGGCAGCTCCACCCTCCCAGGCGGACCAGCTTCAGCTAAAGATGCTGCCGCCAGCACAGTGA